Proteins found in one Deltaproteobacteria bacterium genomic segment:
- a CDS encoding HEPN domain-containing protein, which yields MDLQVALNSFAKEAFRDQGDRDYISSRLVYRLKFREQFLWSGLQAIEKYLKAILLFNGRSSLYINWPATKGPRFGHDLVALYDAVKNITEIKVTCPGEVEVFIKYLKQFGINRYFDRSTYTIGNELLELDKAVWHIRRYCQQLRWVVKDPSGQSIDMIAKRVDKLNAASVIQDPWKFRIRDAFLENVLSRSKNDSVRQALIWQNLYYGTRRKGQVSYSPIRGSANPPSVRGWSQDPSLRSQLEKYIQLP from the coding sequence TTGGATTTGCAAGTTGCATTAAATAGTTTCGCAAAAGAAGCCTTTAGAGACCAAGGCGATAGAGACTACATCTCATCGCGTCTCGTCTATCGATTAAAATTCCGAGAGCAGTTTCTATGGTCAGGTTTGCAGGCGATAGAAAAATATTTAAAAGCGATTCTTCTCTTTAATGGCCGCAGTAGCCTTTACATAAATTGGCCGGCAACAAAAGGACCCAGATTCGGGCATGATCTTGTCGCCCTGTACGATGCCGTAAAGAATATCACCGAAATCAAAGTCACTTGTCCAGGAGAGGTTGAAGTTTTTATTAAGTACCTGAAACAGTTTGGTATAAATCGCTATTTCGACCGATCAACATATACTATCGGGAACGAGCTTTTGGAGCTGGATAAGGCTGTCTGGCATATCCGCCGTTATTGCCAACAATTGCGCTGGGTCGTGAAAGATCCATCTGGTCAAAGCATAGATATGATTGCCAAGCGTGTCGATAAGTTGAATGCAGCTTCAGTCATTCAGGATCCATGGAAATTTAGAATCCGAGATGCTTTCCTTGAAAATGTCCTTTCGCGTTCTAAGAATGACTCTGTGCGCCAAGCCTTAATATGGCAAAACCTGTATTACGGAACTCGAAGAAAAGGGCAGGTCAGTTATTCTCCCATAAGAGGTTCGGCAAATCCTCCAAGCGTAAGAGGCTGGAGCCAGGATCCCAGCCTGAGATCTCAACTCGAAAAATATATTCAGCTTCCTTGA
- the brxL gene encoding protease Lon-related BREX system protein BrxL gives MEEREIQIPERDLLDDKANRVFSGRVVRKDLVRKVKVGANVPVFVLEFLLGKYCASSDEMAIQMGLQVVNKTLAENYIGPDESTRAKSLVKEQNTHTFIDKVKVRLVDSDYWAEVVNFGDRFVHVPTQYVREYDRLLMGGVWAQVDLRFDYDEESRGKHPFWIDKLAPIQIATFDIEEYCRLRAEFSSDEWVDLLVRSMGYEANGMERRLKLHFLLRLLPLCERNYNLVELGPRGTGKSFVIQEISPYCALLTGPTTVANMFGHMSGRHKGMVSIWDVVGFDEVADLQKMPKEVITTLKTYCESGTFQRGKDADSGNASIVMFGNTNQPIDVMVQTGHLFAPMPDVIRDDMAFIDRIHFYLPGWEIPKMRVELFTRHYGFVVDYLAEALRAMRKYNFTEVIDQHFSLGSHLNARDRKAVRKTVSGLMKILYPHAKATPDELKEIVELALEGRRRVKEQLKKMGSFEYYHTSFSYMEKETGEEHFVGAPEMGGRGLISPDPMAPGTVYSASVNAEGTVGMYRIEVSMSPGTGKLKMAGGVSGIIKESIQRAFGYLAAKKGELGLVREVDNSDFHVEVLDLLNNKVQGELGVAFFVALFSAIRKNPATPATLIIGDMSIQGNIKPARSLVEPLQVAKDNGAKRALIPIENKRNFLDVDADIMEHVDPVFYGEPRAAALKALGLS, from the coding sequence GTGCGAAAGGTTAAGGTGGGCGCCAATGTGCCGGTCTTTGTTCTGGAATTTCTTCTGGGAAAGTACTGCGCCTCATCCGATGAGATGGCCATTCAAATGGGGCTCCAGGTTGTCAATAAGACCCTGGCAGAAAACTACATCGGCCCGGACGAATCCACCCGGGCCAAGAGCCTGGTGAAGGAGCAGAACACCCATACATTTATCGACAAGGTTAAGGTACGTCTTGTGGATTCGGATTACTGGGCTGAAGTGGTCAATTTTGGAGATCGGTTCGTGCATGTGCCCACCCAATACGTGAGGGAATACGACCGTCTCCTAATGGGGGGCGTCTGGGCACAGGTGGACCTGCGCTTTGATTACGACGAGGAGAGCCGGGGCAAACACCCCTTCTGGATCGACAAGTTAGCCCCCATCCAGATCGCCACCTTTGACATCGAAGAATACTGCCGACTTCGAGCCGAATTTTCATCCGATGAATGGGTGGACCTGCTGGTGAGGAGCATGGGCTATGAAGCGAACGGGATGGAACGGCGATTGAAGCTGCATTTCCTCCTCCGGCTCCTGCCCCTGTGCGAGCGCAATTACAATTTGGTGGAACTGGGGCCGCGCGGGACCGGCAAGAGCTTTGTCATTCAGGAAATTTCCCCCTATTGCGCCCTGTTGACCGGTCCCACCACCGTGGCCAACATGTTCGGACACATGAGCGGTAGGCACAAGGGGATGGTGTCTATCTGGGATGTGGTGGGGTTTGACGAGGTGGCGGATCTTCAGAAGATGCCCAAAGAGGTCATTACCACGCTCAAGACCTACTGTGAATCGGGCACATTCCAGCGGGGCAAGGACGCGGACTCCGGAAACGCCAGCATTGTGATGTTTGGCAATACGAACCAGCCTATCGATGTGATGGTGCAGACAGGCCACCTCTTCGCTCCCATGCCGGACGTGATCCGGGATGATATGGCCTTTATTGACCGGATCCATTTCTATCTGCCCGGTTGGGAAATCCCCAAGATGCGGGTGGAGCTGTTTACCCGGCATTATGGCTTTGTAGTGGACTACCTGGCTGAGGCGCTGCGGGCCATGCGCAAATACAATTTCACAGAGGTGATTGACCAGCACTTCAGTCTCGGTTCCCACCTCAATGCCCGAGACCGGAAGGCCGTGCGAAAGACCGTCTCAGGCCTGATGAAAATCCTTTATCCCCACGCAAAGGCCACCCCGGATGAGCTGAAGGAGATCGTTGAGCTGGCCCTGGAAGGACGGCGGCGGGTAAAGGAGCAGCTCAAAAAAATGGGGTCGTTTGAGTATTACCATACTTCCTTCAGCTACATGGAAAAGGAGACTGGGGAAGAGCACTTTGTGGGTGCACCCGAGATGGGCGGGAGAGGTTTGATTTCGCCGGACCCCATGGCCCCCGGCACCGTTTACAGCGCATCCGTCAACGCCGAAGGTACGGTAGGCATGTACCGCATCGAGGTGAGCATGTCGCCGGGGACGGGCAAATTGAAGATGGCGGGCGGAGTTTCCGGAATCATCAAGGAATCCATTCAGCGGGCCTTTGGCTACCTGGCGGCCAAAAAAGGAGAGCTGGGCCTGGTCCGGGAAGTGGACAACTCGGATTTCCACGTGGAGGTCCTGGATCTCCTAAACAACAAGGTGCAGGGCGAGTTAGGCGTGGCCTTCTTCGTGGCCCTGTTCTCCGCTATCCGGAAAAACCCTGCCACCCCTGCCACTTTGATTATCGGCGATATGAGCATTCAGGGCAACATCAAGCCTGCCCGTTCCCTGGTGGAACCCCTCCAGGTGGCCAAGGACAACGGGGCCAAACGCGCCCTCATCCCCATCGAAAACAAACGCAATTTCCTGGATGTGGATGCCGACATCATGGAACACGTGGACCCCGTCTTCTACGGAGAGCCAAGGGCCGCGGCGTTGAAGGCGCTTGGGTTGAGTTGA